Genomic DNA from Peptococcaceae bacterium:
CCGCTTTTGTCCATAACGGCGCGCGAGATCGCGGCGGTGGAGGACCGGTTTGCCGTTTCCTCTTTTGTCCAAGCACACCTCGGGGTAGGGGCCGTAGCGGAACCGGCCGCTTGGCTGGCGGCCAAAGAGCCCTTCCTTATAGCGGGCAAATCACGACATGTTGGGGTAACCGTGGCCCTGGTCAAGGACCGGCGCGTGGTGATCGGTTAATGCCGGACGCGGCCGCATCAATGCGGCAGCATGTCCCGACATGCGGCGAGTACGACCGGGAGTGTAAGGGTAACAGAACAACGGGGAGGTTAAAGCGATGGAGGGGAAAAAAGGCAGGGTTTTTGCAGTGGGACTGGGGCCGGGAAGCCCCGGCCATATGACCGGCGAGGTCCTGAAGGCCATTCAGGCCAGCGAAGCCGTAATCGGCTACCATGTTTATCTGGAGCTAATTGAAGGACTGCTGGCGGGAAAGGAAGTGTTTGCTTCGGGTATGCGCCGGGAGCTGGAACGCTGCGAAAAGGCCCTGGCCCTCGCCAGAGAGGGAAAAACCGTTTCCCTGGTGAGCGGCGGGGACCCCGGAGTTTACGGGATGGCAGGTCCCTTGCTGGAAATAAACGGTAAACAGACGGAGCCGGTAGAAATTGAGGTGGTCCCCGGGGTTACGGCGGCGTGCATGGCCGGGGCCGTCCTGGGCGCGCCTCTCATGCACGACACGGCTTTGATCAGCCTGAGCGACCTGCTGACACCACGGGAGATGATCAAAAAGCGCCTGCGCCTGGCGGCGGAAGGCGATTTTGTCACAGTGCTTTACAATCCCGGGAGTGCTTCCCGGTCCGGTTACGTGAAATGGGCCAGGGACATCTTTCTTGAGTACAGAAAAAAAGAAACGCCGGTGGGCATTGTCCGGAACGCGGCCAGGGAAAACCAGGAGAAATGGATCGCCACCCTTGGGGAACTGGCCGATTATAGTGTGGACATGTTCACTCTGGTCATTATCGGCAACTCCCGGACATACTGCAGCGGGGGAAGAATGATCACTCCCAGGGGGTATGCATTATGATCCTGGTCTTGTCGGGAACCGCCGACGGGCGAGAGATAGCCGTGACTTTAAGCAAACATGGCTTTCAGGTGCTGGTCTCCGCAGCCACCTCATACGGAGGGATGCTGCACCGGCAGGGTTCGGAGGGGGCTGCCGTAAGAGAAGGCGTTCTTACCCGGCAGGAAATGGAAGAGCTTATTACCGGGGCTGAAATAAAGGCGGTGGTTGACGCCACCCATCCCTTCGCCGCCGGCGTATCGCGGGCGGCCGTGGAAGCCTGCGGCAGGCGGGCTGTTCCCTACCTGCGCTATGAGAGGGAGGAGACCAGGCTGGAACCGGGTGCGGAGGGGATTATTGCCGTTTCTTCCTTTAGCGCGGCGGCTGAAAAAGCCCGGCAGTTTGCGGGCACCGTTTTTCTGACGGTGGGAAGCAGGCACCTGGCCGAATTTTGCCGGGTTATACCGCTGGAACGCCTTGCGGTCCGGGTGCTGCCGCAGAGCGAAGTCCTGAAAAAATGCGAGGAACTGGGATTGCTGCCCCGCAGCATCGTGGCGATGCAAGGGCCTTTCAGCCGGGAACTGAACCGCGAAATGTTCAGGCAGTACCGGGCCGGCGTGATTGTGACAAAAGACAGCGGCCGTGCCGGGGGAACACTGGAGAAGATTTCCGCGGCCCGGGACCTGAGAATCCCCGTGGTCCTGGTGAAACGCCCCGCCGTCGAGTATCCCCTGGTAGTAAGGGACAAGGATGAACTGCTGGAAGAACTGGGCAGGATTTTGGGGATACAGGTCAAAGAGACCCGGAGCACGGGGAACAAAAACGCGGCAGGTGAGTGACGGTGGAGAAGGGTTATATCCAGGTTTATACGGGAAACGGCAAAGGAAAGACTACGGCTGCCCTGGGCCTTGGTTTGCGTGCTGTGGGCAGGGGATTGAAAGTGGTAATGTTCCAGTTCTTGAAAGGCGGTTTCAGCGGCGAGCTTGAAAGTGCGCGGCGGCTGGCTCCATATTTTGAAATACGCCGGTTGGCCGCAGCGGATAAACCAACTTGGGCATTGCTGGAAGATGAAAAAAGTGTCCTCCGGGAAAAATTCGCTCAGGAATATGCGGAACTGGAAAAATTTATCCGCGAGGGTTCAGCGGACCTGGTTATCCTTGATGAAGTAATGGCGGCGGTCCATTACGGGTTGCTCAACGCATCCGATGTCTGCAGGCTTATGGAAATAAAGCCGCAAGAAATGGAACTTGTTTTGACTGGAAGGAACGCGCCACCGGAAATACTGGAACGGGCCGACCTGGTCACGGAGATGAGGCCGGTTAAGCATTACTACAGCAGCGGAGTAAAGGCCAGGGATGGTATTGAAAGATGACCGGCAATTACGGACTATTTCCATGATATACCAAATAAATAAAAAAAGGGAATATGTTCGATATAATATGACATATTTCCCGAAGGGTTTAGGCTCTAATTGTAGAATATGTAAACCTCATATAAGCCATATTCAATAAAATTATATAGACGAGAGTTAATATACCAAATCTTTTGTTGATAATTTAAAAAATATGGCGAATAAAACGAAAGGTATGTTGTTTTATTACAATATAATGTGTTTAATTCGCAATGCATTTCGGTTAAATGAAGTAATCGGACATCGCTCGCTGCGCTCGCTCGTCCGATTATCGGGGCGCGGGCTTCGCCTGCTGATAGGCTCGCTCGCGCAAAGCGCTCGCGACATCGCCTATCAGCAGGTTTACGGACACCCCTTCGCCAAGTGCAAGCACTAGGGCTCAGGGGCGTCGTAAACCCGCGCCCCGTTAGCCGAAATTTTCCTTTTCAGTGATCTCTGCGGTTCCATAGGGCTGCTAAAACCAAGCAAAAATAAATAACCCCTCATGAAGAGGGGTTACCGACAAGTCGCCAAACTTGTCATAACTGAATAATTTAATACCGGCGAACTGCCAAGTTCACCATATCTGTACTTTTATACTACTATAGCATATTCAAAAAAGCAAGATTTAATTCAGTTTTTCTTGTAAGTATTTTACTTTTCCTTCTAAGGATTTTATAGTATTATCCTTTTTCACAATGACAGAAGTCATACCTAGAACATTAAACAACTTTCTATCAATTTCCTGCATTTCATCCTTTAACATCCCAATATTATTAATTATGCGTTCTTTGGCAATTGTTTTAATTTGCCCTAAATCTATTGTTCCCGTTAGTGTTCGGTTATTACCCTTTTCGTCTATGTATTGATAATTCCCTGTAATCTCAATTTGTATATCGGGAATTGTAAGTTTGCTAGTAGATATGATTGCACAAGTAAAAACAGGAGAAGTAAAATTGTACGCATTTGATTGTAGTACAACACAGGGGCGTAAAGAATTTTCTTCGCTACCAATATTTTCTCCTAAATCAACGAAGCATACTTCACCACGTTTAACAGTCCAAGTACGTTGATGTTTTTTTGAAATACTATAAAATAGTTTTCTCTTATTCCAGTTTAATACACGTTGTGCTTTTTGAAGCAATTCTAATGTTTCTTTATTCAATATTAACATCCTTTCTGTGTTACCCTACCATAATTAGACAGAAAGAAGGAAAATCCTGCAAGAATATGTAATATATATTTGAATAATAAGGGAAAGGAGGAAATTGTATGCCGACTACAGGAGAAAAGCCGGGATAGGTTCTTATACTTGTACAAAATGCGGACAAGTTGTCAGGCTTGATGACTCGTCAGATACTTTACCACCTTGCCCAAGATGTAATAATACAGAATATCGCTAAAAATTCCATCAAAATCTCAAAGTCTTCA
This window encodes:
- the cobJ gene encoding precorrin-3B C(17)-methyltransferase, whose amino-acid sequence is MEGKKGRVFAVGLGPGSPGHMTGEVLKAIQASEAVIGYHVYLELIEGLLAGKEVFASGMRRELERCEKALALAREGKTVSLVSGGDPGVYGMAGPLLEINGKQTEPVEIEVVPGVTAACMAGAVLGAPLMHDTALISLSDLLTPREMIKKRLRLAAEGDFVTVLYNPGSASRSGYVKWARDIFLEYRKKETPVGIVRNAARENQEKWIATLGELADYSVDMFTLVIIGNSRTYCSGGRMITPRGYAL
- the cobK gene encoding precorrin-6A reductase gives rise to the protein MILVLSGTADGREIAVTLSKHGFQVLVSAATSYGGMLHRQGSEGAAVREGVLTRQEMEELITGAEIKAVVDATHPFAAGVSRAAVEACGRRAVPYLRYEREETRLEPGAEGIIAVSSFSAAAEKARQFAGTVFLTVGSRHLAEFCRVIPLERLAVRVLPQSEVLKKCEELGLLPRSIVAMQGPFSRELNREMFRQYRAGVIVTKDSGRAGGTLEKISAARDLRIPVVLVKRPAVEYPLVVRDKDELLEELGRILGIQVKETRSTGNKNAAGE
- a CDS encoding cob(I)yrinic acid a,c-diamide adenosyltransferase, with the protein product MEKGYIQVYTGNGKGKTTAALGLGLRAVGRGLKVVMFQFLKGGFSGELESARRLAPYFEIRRLAAADKPTWALLEDEKSVLREKFAQEYAELEKFIREGSADLVILDEVMAAVHYGLLNASDVCRLMEIKPQEMELVLTGRNAPPEILERADLVTEMRPVKHYYSSGVKARDGIER
- a CDS encoding type II toxin-antitoxin system PemK/MazF family toxin; translation: MNKETLELLQKAQRVLNWNKRKLFYSISKKHQRTWTVKRGEVCFVDLGENIGSEENSLRPCVVLQSNAYNFTSPVFTCAIISTSKLTIPDIQIEITGNYQYIDEKGNNRTLTGTIDLGQIKTIAKERIINNIGMLKDEMQEIDRKLFNVLGMTSVIVKKDNTIKSLEGKVKYLQEKLN
- a CDS encoding zinc ribbon-containing protein, encoding MYADYRRKAGIGSYTCTKCGQVVRLDDSSDTLPPCPRCNNTEYR